In Chitinivorax sp. PXF-14, one genomic interval encodes:
- a CDS encoding deoxyguanosinetriphosphate triphosphohydrolase, giving the protein MTQMNWHTLLSAERLCNTKPAGPDAGRTDAGRTDFHKDHDRIVFSSAFRRLGRKTQVHPLTENDHVHTRLTHSIEVASVGRSLGMMVGQLIHDRLPAHIAPHDIGAIVQAACLAHDIGNPPYGHAGEYAIRDWFCQTDKAYLLEPLSALEQLDLQTFEGNAHGFRVITQLENHRFNGGLRLTYATLGAMLKYPWTVEHTGQKQKFSCYQAEAPLLEDVATRLGLPQLAPRRWARHPLSYLMEAADDICYALLDLEDGIEIGVLKYEQVEPILISLIGDSTELRDELAESPTTRRRISLLRGQAIQRMVNAVAQAFVANHDALLAGEMEHDILRACPAHITDSLNTAKQLARTDIFNTRQKVEVEVGAYTTLDMLLEPFFNAVYQLKTSGTLSFRARRTLDLMEHNVPGRDWSLYHAYMRVLDFIGGMTDNYASYLARQVGGLGQ; this is encoded by the coding sequence ATGACCCAGATGAACTGGCACACGCTGCTCTCCGCCGAGCGCCTGTGCAACACCAAGCCCGCCGGCCCCGATGCCGGCCGCACCGATGCCGGCCGCACCGACTTTCACAAGGATCACGACCGCATCGTGTTCTCGAGCGCGTTTCGCCGGCTCGGGCGCAAGACCCAGGTGCACCCGCTGACCGAGAACGATCATGTGCACACGCGCCTCACGCACTCGATCGAGGTGGCGAGTGTCGGCCGCAGCCTGGGCATGATGGTCGGCCAGCTGATTCACGACAGGCTGCCGGCCCACATCGCGCCACACGACATCGGCGCGATCGTGCAGGCAGCCTGCCTGGCCCACGATATCGGCAACCCGCCCTACGGGCACGCCGGCGAGTATGCGATCCGCGACTGGTTCTGCCAGACGGACAAGGCCTATCTGCTGGAGCCCTTATCGGCGCTGGAGCAGCTCGACCTGCAGACCTTCGAGGGCAATGCGCATGGCTTCCGCGTCATCACCCAGCTCGAGAACCACCGCTTCAACGGCGGGCTGCGACTGACCTATGCCACGCTCGGTGCCATGCTCAAGTACCCATGGACGGTCGAGCATACCGGGCAGAAGCAGAAATTCTCGTGCTACCAGGCCGAAGCCCCGCTGCTCGAAGACGTCGCCACCCGCCTCGGCCTGCCGCAGCTCGCGCCACGGCGCTGGGCGCGCCACCCACTGTCCTACCTGATGGAGGCAGCCGACGACATCTGCTACGCGCTGCTCGACCTCGAAGATGGCATCGAGATCGGCGTGCTCAAGTACGAGCAGGTCGAGCCCATCCTGATCAGCCTCATCGGCGATTCGACCGAACTGCGCGACGAACTCGCCGAATCGCCCACCACGCGGCGGCGCATCTCGCTGCTGCGCGGCCAGGCGATCCAGCGCATGGTCAACGCCGTGGCCCAGGCCTTCGTCGCCAACCACGATGCGCTGCTCGCGGGCGAAATGGAACACGACATCCTGCGCGCCTGCCCCGCACACATCACCGATAGCCTCAACACCGCCAAGCAGCTCGCGCGCACCGACATCTTCAACACGCGGCAGAAGGTCGAGGTCGAGGTCGGCGCCTACACCACGCTCGACATGCTGCTGGAGCCGTTCTTCAACGCCGTGTACCAGCTCAAGACCAGCGGCACGCTGTCGTTCCGCGCCCGCCGCACGCTCGACCTGATGGAACACAACGTGCCGGGCCGCGACTGGTCGCTCTACCACGCCTACATGCGCGTGCTCGACTTCATCGGCGGCATGACCGACAACTACGCAAGCTATCTGGCACGCCAGGTGGGCGGGCTGGGGCAGTAG